In the Paraflavitalea devenefica genome, one interval contains:
- the bioB gene encoding biotin synthase BioB has protein sequence MIKSDWTLSEVKEIYNTPLLELVYRAATIHRQYNDTGEVQVCTLLSIKTGGCSEDCAYCPQAARYHTDVNVQALMKKDEVLEYAKKAKEAGSTRFCMGAAWREVRNNRDFDRVLDMVKGVNELGMEVCCTLGMLTEDQAQKLADAGLYAYNHNLDTSSEYYGEIITTRTYDDRLQTLDNVRKAGVSVCCGGIVGLGETHDDRIQMLHTLATMPQHPESVPVNALVPVKGTPLEHNTKVNVWDMVRMIATARILMPKAMVRLSAGRTSMSIADQSLCFMAGANSIFAGDKLLTTPNPTFDEDMAMFDMLGLKPREAFKGEPEQAIHTHALEAATA, from the coding sequence ATGATAAAATCCGACTGGACGCTATCCGAGGTAAAAGAGATCTATAACACCCCCCTGCTGGAGCTGGTTTATCGCGCTGCCACCATACATCGTCAATATAATGATACCGGAGAGGTGCAGGTATGTACCCTCTTATCCATCAAAACCGGGGGCTGTTCAGAGGATTGCGCCTATTGTCCGCAGGCTGCCCGTTATCATACAGATGTGAACGTACAGGCTTTAATGAAGAAAGATGAAGTGCTGGAATATGCCAAAAAGGCAAAAGAAGCCGGATCCACCCGCTTTTGTATGGGCGCTGCCTGGCGGGAAGTACGCAATAACCGCGACTTTGACAGGGTGCTGGACATGGTGAAAGGCGTAAATGAACTGGGTATGGAAGTATGTTGTACCCTGGGTATGCTTACAGAAGACCAGGCGCAGAAATTAGCCGATGCCGGTTTATATGCCTACAACCATAACCTCGACACCTCTTCAGAATACTATGGTGAGATCATCACTACCCGCACCTATGACGACCGCCTGCAAACGCTGGACAATGTACGCAAAGCCGGCGTATCTGTTTGTTGTGGCGGGATCGTAGGACTGGGAGAAACGCATGACGACCGGATTCAAATGCTGCATACCCTCGCTACCATGCCGCAACATCCGGAAAGCGTTCCGGTGAATGCCCTGGTGCCTGTAAAAGGAACACCGCTTGAGCACAATACCAAAGTGAACGTATGGGACATGGTACGTATGATTGCCACAGCCCGTATACTTATGCCCAAAGCTATGGTACGACTTAGTGCCGGCCGCACCAGCATGAGCATTGCCGATCAGAGCCTGTGCTTTATGGCCGGCGCCAATTCCATCTTCGCTGGCGACAAGCTGCTCACTACGCCCAATCCTACATTTGATGAGGACATGGCCATGTTTGATATGCTGGGCTTAAAACCAAGGGAAGCCTTTAAAGGCGAGCCAGAACAGGCTATTCATACCCATGCATTGGAAGCAGCTACTGCCTGA